A region of the Granulicella aggregans genome:
TTTTCGTGCGCGATGATTACCCCGTAGTGAGTCAGCATTTCAGCCCGACCCGTACCAAGAAGATCAGCGTCGAGGGTAAGACTGTTTTCTGTGGCTCCGATAAGCAGTGGCGATATGACATTGAAACTGGTATGCGTCGACTTGAGCTTGCAGGGCGCTTACGTGCAGGCGACAAATCCGCCTTCGGTGTGGTCTTTTGGGGTGACAGTCGGTTGGCAGCGATCCATAACGTGTGGACGGACATGCACGGTGAATCAGACCCGGTATATGTCGTCCAGACAAACCGAAAGATTGTAGAACGGTGCATCCTGATGAGTACCGAACCAGGTGATCTTGTCCTCGATCCAACTTGCGGAAGCGGGACCACTGCGTTTGTTGCGGAGGAATGGGCACGTCGATGGATTACGACAGATACGAGTCGAGTCGCCATTGCGATCGCCCGTCAACGTCTGATGACCGCAAAATACTCGTTCTTCCGGTTTAAGAATCCTAGTCTTGGGCCGAAGGGCGGGTTTATCTGCAAGTCTGTTGGACACATCACTCTCAAGTCTATTGCCCACAACGAGAACTTAGATCCTATCTTCGCTCGACACCAGCCCGTCCTAGATGAAGCTCTCCAACTCTGTAACCAAGCGCTCAAGAAAGTCCCGAGTCTCACAGCGGGAAAGCTGTACTCCAAATACATCATCAAGCAGAAAACTGAAGGTCGCAGTGCAATGACAGAGGGGGATCGCCGTCGCTGGCTGCTTCCCGAAGCTGGTGAACCTTGGGAACATTGGCAGGTACCGTTTGATACAGACTCTGACTGGCCCCCAGAGCTCGCCGATACCGTGAAACGCTATAGAGATGTTTGGCGATCCAAGATGGATGAGGTGAACGCATGCATTGCGGCGAATGCAGAGCAAGAAGAGCTAATTGACCAGCCGAAGATAGAAAGCGGAGTTGTACGCGTGAGCGGCCCCTTTACTGTCGAAGCTGTGCAGCCCCCAGAAATGTCGCTTGGCGATGCGGAGGTATTAACGGTTGGCGAGTTCGCAGGCGCTCCCAATGAATTGGAGACGTTCGAAATACGCATGGTCGAGAGCCGCGTAGATCAGGAGGCACAGAATCTGGATGCGTACCTGGACCAAATGATCCGCTATCTCAAGTTGGATGGCGTTATGTTCCCCAACAACAGAACTATGAAGTTTCATCGACTCGAACAAGTGATGGATGGAACCGTCATCCACGCCGAGGGGCGTTGGCAAAACGGCGGTCCGGACGCAGACCCTGAGGGCAAATCCAACATCGGTGTCGTTTTCGGGCCGCAGTACGGACCCATCACTGCAATGCAGGTCGAGGAAGCTATTCGACAATCGAGCCGTCGGGGCTATGACCATCTCGTGCTTGCGGGATTCAGCTTTGATGGTACGGCGCAGGCTGTTATTGCAGAAGGTTCGCATCCAAAATTGAAAGTTCACTCAGCGCACATTCGACCGGACGTAAATCCTGCCATGGCTGGACTACTGAAAGAGCAGCCCGGAAGCCAGCTCTTTAGTGTATTCGGACAGCCAAGAACTCGGCTCGACGGACCGGACGCTCAAGGTGAGTACACCGTCACGATGGAAGGCGTCGATATCTACAATCCCGTGAATAACACGGTGACGCCAACCAAGTCGGATAAGGTTGCAGCATGGTTCGTGGACGGCGACTACGACGGGCGCACCTTCTGCATTACCCAGGCATTCTTTCCTGATAAGAGTGCATGGGAGAAGTTGAGTAAGGCGTTAAACGGTGTTGTAGATGCCGAGCGTTTTGATGCACTTAGTGGAACGAAGTCGCTACCGTTTCCAGCCGGAAAACATAGCTGCGTTGGAATCAAAGTTATTGATCCGCGCGGTAATGAGGTGATGCGGATTCACAAGCTGGAGGCCGGTCGTGGCCGATAAGTCCGGACAAGTTCCGATCCAGCCGGTAAAACGCCCCATCCTGTGCAGTCCTTATGAGGTGCCGGACGCGCATTGGCTGTATGACACCAAGACCGGCGAGCCAAGGGAGCAACCTGGCCGACGCGATGCGGGCTACTGGTACAAGACCGACAAGGTGGGCAGCGCTCAGGGGAAGATGTTCGTCGAAGAAGAGCGAGACGACATCGAGCTGGTGAATGCTCTGCGGAAAGACGTTGATCGTTGGCGTGAGTCCAAATACAGAGGTGCGTCCAACGTCACAAAGGATCTCCTGAGCCATTGGACGAGCAAAGACCGTGGTCGCCGCTTGTTTTTCTGTCAGTTGGAAGCAGTCGAGACGCTCATTTATTTGGCTGAGATTCGGATTCCGGGTCGGAGCAGCCGGACGCAATTCAAAGACTTTGCCGTTACAGACGGGGACATTCAGCAACTGCTAAAGGGAGACCGGCCAAGCTTTTATCAGACTCCCACGGACTACTTCCCGACATTGGTGGATCGTTCGACTGACCCCGATATACTGCCGTTGCAACGACTGGGCTGCAAGATGGCAACGGGCTCAGGCAAAACGGTTGTGATGTCGATGCTGATCTCGTGGGCCTTCTGCAATCGAGGCGTCAATCCAAACAGCATTGAATATCCCAATGCTGTTCTCGTTGTATGTCCGAACCTGACGGTGAAGGAACGCTTGGAGGTGCTGCGTCCCGAGAATGCTAACAACTACTATGTTGAGTTCGACATTGTTCCGACAAAGTACCGCCCTTTGATGCAACGAGGGAAGGTGCTCGTGACGAACTGGCATTCATTCAGCCCACAATCAGAGCACGAAGAAGGCGGCAAGACATACGCCGTCGTCAATAAGGGTCCAGACACTCCTGAGACATTCGCTCGGCACCTACTCGGTGACGACCTCTATGACCGAATGCCGATCATGGTTCTGAACGACGAAGGTCATCATTGCTGGCGTCCCTTGGCCGATGGCAATAGAGATGCCCCTAATCCCGGCGAGGCCAAAGAGCTTGAGGAAGAGGAGGAAGAGGCCACAGTCTGGGTCGGTGGGTTGGACAAACTCAATAACTCCAATCCTCAGGGTCCGAACGTCAAGGGTATCGCGCTGTGTGTGGATCTGTCGGCGACCCCCTTCTATATCAAAGGAAGCGGCCATCCGGAGGGTCGTCCGTTTCCGTGGCTGGTTAGTGATTTTGGTCTTGTCGATGCAATCGAGAGCGGCATCGTGAAGATTCCGCGTATGCCGGTCATGGATGTGACAGGCCTCCCCGACCCTAAATACTTCAAGCTCTGGGAAACGATTCGAGAAAACCTTCAACCGGCAGACTTTCAGCCCGGGAAAGCTCGAAAGCCTAAACCACAGGTCGTGTATCGCGATGCTGAGGGCGCACTGCAACAACTCGCAGGTCAGTGGAAGGAACGGTTCGAG
Encoded here:
- a CDS encoding site-specific DNA-methyltransferase produces the protein MAGKKKQANNHVSGAQGGLGNVTDYRHDEATRKNNPPAKIAAEGTVPLMPKIRYEYSPRLAPALRFDSAGAADQLPELLQKAQRQPLTAAEAEQLGAALRNQEPWLEWANKREKRWFDVDPVALHIHERVSPQAILRVAARQDIEPSLFGDPQQSYQEAVQFYRHEIPWTNRLILGDSLQVMTSLSRREDLAAKVQMIYMDPPYGIRFGSNFQVSIDNRDMTDRESDLTREPEMIKAFRDTWSLGLHSYLSYLRDRLQVAKELLCDSGSIFLQIGDENLPAVSLVMDEVFGGSNRVQVITVKKKSSTQKGQSVVDYLLWYARDKSKVKMPNLYTDPGLPEDAEKYRRVELPSGERRSGSLLSAKELEQFAPFFVRDDYPVVSQHFSPTRTKKISVEGKTVFCGSDKQWRYDIETGMRRLELAGRLRAGDKSAFGVVFWGDSRLAAIHNVWTDMHGESDPVYVVQTNRKIVERCILMSTEPGDLVLDPTCGSGTTAFVAEEWARRWITTDTSRVAIAIARQRLMTAKYSFFRFKNPSLGPKGGFICKSVGHITLKSIAHNENLDPIFARHQPVLDEALQLCNQALKKVPSLTAGKLYSKYIIKQKTEGRSAMTEGDRRRWLLPEAGEPWEHWQVPFDTDSDWPPELADTVKRYRDVWRSKMDEVNACIAANAEQEELIDQPKIESGVVRVSGPFTVEAVQPPEMSLGDAEVLTVGEFAGAPNELETFEIRMVESRVDQEAQNLDAYLDQMIRYLKLDGVMFPNNRTMKFHRLEQVMDGTVIHAEGRWQNGGPDADPEGKSNIGVVFGPQYGPITAMQVEEAIRQSSRRGYDHLVLAGFSFDGTAQAVIAEGSHPKLKVHSAHIRPDVNPAMAGLLKEQPGSQLFSVFGQPRTRLDGPDAQGEYTVTMEGVDIYNPVNNTVTPTKSDKVAAWFVDGDYDGRTFCITQAFFPDKSAWEKLSKALNGVVDAERFDALSGTKSLPFPAGKHSCVGIKVIDPRGNEVMRIHKLEAGRGR